A window of Excalfactoria chinensis isolate bCotChi1 chromosome Z, bCotChi1.hap2, whole genome shotgun sequence contains these coding sequences:
- the LOC140263881 gene encoding rho GTPase-activating protein 32-like, with product MPPKELSPWWRGKRGFQVGSFPSECVELISGKVPESLINSLPKPVPKKRGKLPPFLRSVVKARPRRAEQPEPEKEGVFGCDLGEHLLHSGRDVPQVLQSCSEFIEQHGVVRGIYRLSGVTSKIQRLRHEFDSEQVPELSVRDIHSVSSVCKMYFRELPNPLVTEQLYDKFSDAARAATEEERLLRMKEAIQQLPAPHYRTLEYLMRHLASLAGSSSVTNMDAKNLAIVWAPNLLRSQQSQSACISGGAACLEVQTQAAVVEFLIGNTDVLFHTKSMSAVGEGAGERLPPPSSPRKREESPSVSWCSCFCLRRPPSVGKRQLQRSAKEPSQAELVVLAGESSPCEARRAGSSAGGSESASINGQLMGSPSRCTSNISLACDSSDGEKEVTVVEAFISPSSPERASPSLTESTVTSLDCGPAGRTPCELPCGDGPEGSVGQKSGNQPVECARGLEGQGYPGVHQK from the exons atgccaccaaaggagctgagcccctggtggagaggcaagcgtggctttcag gttggatctttccctagtgagtgtgtggaactcattagcggaAAGGTTCCagagtccctcatcaattcattgccaaagccag tgccgaagaaacggggcaagctcccacccttccttcgttcggtggtgaaggcgCGCCCCAGGAGAgcggagcagccggagccggagaaggaaggggtgtttgggtgtgacctgggggagcaccttctccactctggccgtgatg tcccccaggtcctgcagagctgctctgaattcatcgagcagcatggcgtggtgcgggggatctaccgcctgtccggcgtcacgtccaagatccagcgactacg ccatgaatttgattcagagcaggttcctgagctcagcgtccgtgacattcacagcgtgagctccgtatgcaagatgtacttcagggagctcccgaaccctcttgtgaccgagcagctgtatgacaagttctcg gacgctgctcGTGCTGCtacggaggaggagcggttgCTCAGGATGAAGGaggccatccagcagctgcccgctcctcactacag gactctggAATACCTGATGAGGCATCTGGCGTCtcttgctgggagcagctcgGTCACCAATATGGACGCTAAGAATTTAGCAATcgtgtgggctccaaacctcttaag atcccagcagagccagtctgcctgcatcagcggaggagctgcctgcttggaagtgcagacGCAGGCAGCAGTGGTGGAATTCCTGATCGGCaacacagacgtcctcttccaCACCAAATCCATGTCAGctgtgggagagggagcaggtgagcgtcttcctcc accaagttctcccAGAAAGAGGGAGGAATCACCATCTGTCAGCTGGTGTTCttgcttctgcctgcgcagaccaCCTTCTGTGGGCAAACGCCAACTTCAGCGCAGTGCAAAGGAGCCCTCACAAGCAGAactcgtggtcctggcag GTGAATCGAGCCCTTGTGAGGCCAGAAGAGCCGGGTCAAGTGCTGGTGGCTCAGAgagtgcttccatcaatggacAGCTCATGGGAAGCCCAAGTCGCTGCACGTCCAATATCAGCCTTGCATGtgacagcagcgacggagagaaGGAGGTGACCGTTGTTGAAGCattcatttctcccagctctcctgaaagGGCTTCCCCGAGCCTGACAGAAAGCACcgtcaccagcctggactgtggcccg
- the LOC140264375 gene encoding uncharacterized protein encodes MEGENMLFDILEKHASRPSSSGMDWARENWYNLQAVSDRICVLQHGARTRAGKGKSFICAVLGAALKAAVEFRDQQFEAENRTIQSLQETVKTTQELVKALQNQIGNLEVQLERERHNSALLQMAFKEILTYKDTGDTDFHGTPQEKLYPQEELKEAKENFNKFETPIAPLRPLIKTEYTFDNGEDLDPQMNVKEIPFSATELAKLKKDFSRSPRESETEYVWRVSLTGGDQIMLTEKEAEGYWGPGVFLTTGNNRAPWSLTQRAAYWAGGLNPLERGDPLAINGTVDQLVESVQKAACLQMMYDRKLQPRHESPMMMPVDPERMTPLIRGLPESLKPIGIQLQGKIQAMSQGERARTVLEGAGTSGSLQSGFKVWTWGEVAQELINYERKFGPVASTSKFEPKGVRLAAATLAPRPPSPKLNRMEKVSLPVRTGRRNIAHKRNRLWTLGLQKGIPRDLMNGLSTDRLEMLVTSWPTKLETPVPSVPPHSYRRDT; translated from the coding sequence ATGGAAGgtgaaaatatgttgtttgaTATCCTTGAAAAGCACGCGTCTCGGCCATCGTCATCAGGGATGGACTGGGCACGTGAAAATTGGTATAACTTGCAGGCTGTTTCTGACCgtatttgtgttttacaacatgGGGCTCGTACCCGAGCCGGGAAAggcaaatcatttatttgtgcagtgctcggtgctgctttaaaagcagctgtgGAGTTCCGAGATCAGCAGTTTGAGGCGGAAAACCGGACTATACAGTCGTTACAAGAAACAGTTAAAACAACCCAGGAACTCGTGAAAGCCTTGCAAAACCAAATTGGAAATCTAGAAGTACAATTGGAAAGAGAGAGACATAATTCGGCCTTGttacaaatggcttttaaggaaATTTTAACATATAAAGATACGGGTGACACTGATTTTCATGGTACACCACAAGAAAAACTGTATCCTCAGGAAGAACTAAAAGAAGCgaaagaaaattttaataagTTTGAAACCCCAATAGCCCCTCTGCGCCctctaataaaaacagaatataccTTTGATAATGGAGAGGATCTGGATcctcaaatgaatgttaaagaaattccctttTCTGCCACTGAATTAGCTAAACTGAAAAAAGATTTTAGCCGCTCTCCAAGGGaatcagaaacagaatatgTATGGAGAGTCAGCTTAactggtggagaccaaataatgTTAAccgaaaaggaggctgagggttaTTGGGGGCCAGGAGTATTTTTGACTACTGGTAATAACCGTGCTCCCTGGTCCCtaacacagagggctgcttACTGGGCTGGTGGTCTCAACCCTTTAGAAAGGGGAGACCCTCTTGCTATTAATGGGACAGTGGATCAACTGGTTGAAAGTGTCCAAAAGGCTGCCTGTCTGCAAATGATGTACGACAGGAAATTGCAGCCACGGCACGAATCTCCCATGATGATGCCTGTGGATCCTGAAAGGATGACTCCTTTAATTAGGGGGCTTCCAGAATCGCTGAAACCCATAGGTATACAGTTACAAGGTAAAATACAAGCCATGTCCCAGGGAGAGAGAGCTCGAACTGTTTTAGAAGGAGCTGGTACTTCAGGCTCTTTACAGTCTGGTTTTAAGGTatggacatggggggaggtTGCCCAAGAGTTGATTAATTATGAAAGGAAATTTGGGCCCGTGGCTTCTACCAGTAAATTTGAGCCAAAGGGAGTAAGGCTTGCAGCAGCCACCCTTGCTCCTAGGCCACCTAGCCCGAAACTTAATAGAATGGAAAAGGTTTCATTGCCAGTAAGAACAGGTAGGCGAAACATTGCTCACAAACGTAATAGACTGTGGACCCTGGGCCTGCAAAAGGGTATTCCTCGAGATCTAATGAATGGACTATCAACAGATAGGCTCGAGATGCTGGTGACCAGTTGGCCGACTAAACTTGAGACCCCAGTTCCTAGTGTCCCCCCCCACAGTTACAGAAGAGATACCTGA